Proteins from one Neodiprion fabricii isolate iyNeoFabr1 chromosome 5, iyNeoFabr1.1, whole genome shotgun sequence genomic window:
- the LOC124182340 gene encoding A-kinase anchor protein 10, mitochondrial isoform X2 yields the protein MLQFFKKSGPRDKPGSSSKSENYGKLAVDVFRQEFRPLHCLEEEEEDEDCRDQKFEVTTFKSRLSKTLPEILSDKGALGYFFQFLEARGSVALIKFWLEVECVCNSHGVDEFEKCVKKGLGEAGDWTFIEENSATGSTDNNDNFRCNIAAGDIRAHDLVNSNHTKSNCDETPKTSQTVKRAQKSKNELIIKNHKTTAAEEDTLRIYKRYIANECLGLVQVPMDIRIGMESALHSHDIGLLLKCLSNVQQIVYKALEDEYINDFLRSDFHCKHQIDVLTSGDVQLADILYNETAFFHFMEFMEIEGKRELLDFWMSAVNYKQNLMQKGDSTNSAEAQTDALILYDKYFSLQATMPLGFSDKIRFHVEQNICREDGEGPRPECFDRPCQVVYRFLNKHYLGAFLSSQLYYKYLSELISSIQSSPCPPLHPQLRRTESDCSSDVSTVSIGTLSTMPISHEEGSGRKSGAKDTGSMSIDTRQLYDPDSLWKRQKYNLSVGYINDMGRFVTEIDPDPHRRYESRLSRAMKRLVNLENDKAKEEMAWRIAEMIVGEITSLTQSQRVCQTHNPS from the exons ATgctccaattttttaaaaaatctg ggcCCCGCGATAAGCCTGGATCGTCGTCAAAGTCtgaaaattatggaaaattagCGGTAGATGTATTCCGCCAAGAATTCCGCCCGCTGCACTGCttggaggaggaagaggaagacgAAGATTGCAGGGATCAGAAATTTGAGGTCACCACATTCAAATCGCGGCTATCAAAAACTCTGCCAGAAATTCTTTCGGACAAAGGGGCtcttggttatttttttcaatttcttgaagCTCGAGGATCCGTAGCGCTCATCAAGTTTTGGCTAGAGGTGGAATGTGTGTGTAACTCTCACGGTGTTGATGAATTCGAAAAGTGCGTGAAGAAGGGATTGGGCGAAGCTGGTGACTGGACATTTATTGAAGAGAACAGTGCTACCGGCTCAACGGACAATAATGATAACTTTAGATGCAATATAGCAGCCGGGGATATACGGGCTCACGACCTTGTAAATAGTAATCATACTAAATCAAATTGTGATGAAACTCCAAAGACTAGTCAAACGGTGAAAAGAgctcaaaaatcaaaaaatgaattaataattaaaaatcacaaaaCTACTGCTGCAGAAGAGGACACCTTGCGAATTTACAAACGATATATTGCCAATGAATGCTTGGGGCTAGTTCAAGTTCCCATGGATATCCGAATTGGTATGGAATCTGCCCTGCATTCTCACGACATAGGGCTACTCTTGAAGTGTTTGTCCAACGTTCAACAGATCGTCTATAAAGCTTTGGAGGACGA GTACATCAATGATTTCCTGAGGAGTGATTTTCATTGCAAGCATCAAATCGATGTGCTTACCAGTGGCGATGTCCAGCTTGCAGACATACTTTATAACGAGACtgcttttttccattttatggAG TTTATGGAGATTGAAGGAAAACGGGAGCTTCTGGACTTCTGGATGTCAGCGGTGAATTATAAGCAGAATTTAATGCAAAAAGGAGATAGTACTAACTCAGCGGAGGCTCAAACGGATGCGCTAATACTTTACGACAA ATATTTTAGTTTGCAAGCGACAATGCCACTTGGATTCAGTGACAAAATACGGTTTCACGTGGAACAAAATATTTGTCGCGAAGATGGAGAAGGGCCAAGGCCTGAATGTTTCGACCGACCTTGTCAAGTTGTCTACAGATTTCTCAATAAG CATTATCTGGGTGCTTTCCTGTCATCGCAGTtgtattacaaatatttatcggAGCTAATTAGCAGTATCCAGAGTAGTCCGTGCCCACCTTTGCACCCTCAGTTAAGAAGAACAG AATCCGACTGCAGCAGCGATGTCAGCACAGTGAGCATCGGCACGCTCAGTACAATGCCAATAAGCCACGAGGAGGGTAGTGGACGAAAAAGCGGTGCAAAAGACACAGGAAGTATGAGCATTGATACCAGACAACTCTATGATCCAGACTCTTTGTGGAAACGCCAAAAGTACAA TTTAAGCGTTGGATATATCAACGATATGGGCAGATTTGTTACCGAGATCGATCCAGACCCGCATCGCAGATACG AATCTCGCTTGTCACGCGCCATGAAAAGGCTCGTCAATTTGGAGAATGACAAG GCTAAAGAAGAAATGGCTTGGAGAATTGCAGAGATGATAGTAGGTGAAATAACAAGCCTGACCCAGAGTCAGAGGGTTTGCCAAACACATAATCCGTCTTGA
- the LOC124182341 gene encoding G-protein coupled receptor 143-like isoform X4, whose amino-acid sequence MADPTIQTFCCHHNNSTDMAVVIMQEFDTDAYNTVCMLSSAMGILGAVYQVLPREESNFPHRWHTFSAARGREIIVWLAVADLFASLGVFIRSALWMNFKSIMPTEDDTSSVVFCAISSAWTQYFYTATWIWTLCYAIDMRLLLIERPGHPRYYHAVAWMCPAILTTFGLSILYTPDANCHNSTSLSSAVLRILPNYCATYIPLAVVMITNPTLYMAATRDLTAAVSCSMSQVTGRERKLVQTVRFKFALTNLVYYICWMPNLINGVLLWTLWFKLPIKVIISLWYIMAVTNPLQAFFNALVYQKWGRSEKFRLSWRRTLSDRVHDWRGVNTLLPETTPLLNQRFTPHTSINGSSSL is encoded by the exons ATGGCTGACCCCACGATACAAACATTTTGCTGCCATCACAACAATAGCACCGACATGGCGGTTGTAATAATGCAAGAATTTGACACCGACGCTTACAATACCGTCTGCATGCTATCCTCGGCTATGGGAATTCTCGGCGCAGTTTATCAg GTTCTACCCAGAGAAGAGTCCAACTTCCCTCATCGATGGCACACCTTTTCTGCCGCTCGAGGACGAGAGATCATCGTATGGCTGGCTGTCGCGGATCTATTCGCTTCTCTTG GCGTGTTCATCAGATCCGCACtgtggatgaattttaaatCCATCATGCCTACAGAAGATGACACCTCTAGTGTAGTGTTCTGCGCTATATCATCG gCATGGACGCAGTATTTTTACACGGCAACATGGATTTGGACGCTTTGTTATGCCATTGATATGAGATTACTGCTAATTGAGCGTCCCGGTCATCCACGTTATTATCATGCCGTAGCTTGGATGTGTCCCGCGATCCTGACAACTTTTGGCCTGTCGATCTTGTATACACCGGATGCCAA CTGTCACAATTCGACCTCATTGTCGAGCGCGGTATTAAGGATAttgccaaattattgtgcaacTTACATACCATTGGCTGTAGTGATGATAACAAATCCAACACTCTACATGGCGGCGACTCGTGATCTTACAGCGGCGGTGTCTTGTAGCATGTCTCAAGTGACGGGACGTGAGAGGAAGCTTGTACAAACGGTTAGATTCAAATTTGCTCTGACAAATTTGGTTTATTATATATGCTGGATGCCAAATTTAATAAACGGTGTTCTTTTGTGGACTTTGTGGTTCAAGTTACCAATAAAAGTCATCATCAGCTTGTGGTACATAATG GCGGTCACAAACCCCCTCCAAGCATTTTTTAATGCTTTGGTATATCAGAAGTGGGGTAGAAGTGAAAAGTTTCGGTTGTCGTGGCGAAGAACACTATCAGACAGGGTACACGACTGGAGAGGCGTCAACACATTGTTACCAGAAACGACTCCACTTCTGAACCAACGTTTTACCCCGCACACAAGCATAAACGGATCATCTTccctgtga
- the LOC124182341 gene encoding G-protein coupled receptor 143-like isoform X1 yields the protein MFRKTPFPCTMVQYLLKLCLNNFCNPLEQLKELRVTLSNRAIIIFVEIASILSKGKIDNYDWNRSSWLLAAPLFTTAWTQRHVLHTQQVLPREESNFPHRWHTFSAARGREIIVWLAVADLFASLGVFIRSALWMNFKSIMPTEDDTSSVVFCAISSAWTQYFYTATWIWTLCYAIDMRLLLIERPGHPRYYHAVAWMCPAILTTFGLSILYTPDAKCSSCHNSTSLSSAVLRILPNYCATYIPLAVVMITNPTLYMAATRDLTAAVSCSMSQVTGRERKLVQTVRFKFALTNLVYYICWMPNLINGVLLWTLWFKLPIKVIISLWYIMAVTNPLQAFFNALVYQKWGRSEKFRLSWRRTLSDRVHDWRGVNTLLPETTPLLNQRFTPHTSINGSSSL from the exons ATGTTCAGAAAAACACCTTTCCCGTGCACAATGGTTCAATACTTGTTAAAACTCTGTCTCAATAACTTCTGCAATCCTTTGGAACAATTGAAGGAACTACGTGTCACTCTGAGCAACCGAGCAATCATTATCTTCGTTGAG ATTGCCTCAATCTTGTCAAAGGGCAAAATTGACAACTATGATTGGAACCGTTCATCCTGGCTGCTAGCCGCACCGCTGTTCACTACAGCTTGGACACAGCGTCATGTTTTACATACCCAACAGGTTCTACCCAGAGAAGAGTCCAACTTCCCTCATCGATGGCACACCTTTTCTGCCGCTCGAGGACGAGAGATCATCGTATGGCTGGCTGTCGCGGATCTATTCGCTTCTCTTG GCGTGTTCATCAGATCCGCACtgtggatgaattttaaatCCATCATGCCTACAGAAGATGACACCTCTAGTGTAGTGTTCTGCGCTATATCATCG gCATGGACGCAGTATTTTTACACGGCAACATGGATTTGGACGCTTTGTTATGCCATTGATATGAGATTACTGCTAATTGAGCGTCCCGGTCATCCACGTTATTATCATGCCGTAGCTTGGATGTGTCCCGCGATCCTGACAACTTTTGGCCTGTCGATCTTGTATACACCGGATGCCAA ATGTTCCAGCTGTCACAATTCGACCTCATTGTCGAGCGCGGTATTAAGGATAttgccaaattattgtgcaacTTACATACCATTGGCTGTAGTGATGATAACAAATCCAACACTCTACATGGCGGCGACTCGTGATCTTACAGCGGCGGTGTCTTGTAGCATGTCTCAAGTGACGGGACGTGAGAGGAAGCTTGTACAAACGGTTAGATTCAAATTTGCTCTGACAAATTTGGTTTATTATATATGCTGGATGCCAAATTTAATAAACGGTGTTCTTTTGTGGACTTTGTGGTTCAAGTTACCAATAAAAGTCATCATCAGCTTGTGGTACATAATG GCGGTCACAAACCCCCTCCAAGCATTTTTTAATGCTTTGGTATATCAGAAGTGGGGTAGAAGTGAAAAGTTTCGGTTGTCGTGGCGAAGAACACTATCAGACAGGGTACACGACTGGAGAGGCGTCAACACATTGTTACCAGAAACGACTCCACTTCTGAACCAACGTTTTACCCCGCACACAAGCATAAACGGATCATCTTccctgtga
- the LOC124182340 gene encoding A-kinase anchor protein 10, mitochondrial isoform X1, producing the protein MFVICSTRGRNAVAYPLKNLTTQISGKQFLRANNPWNCRMKRPRDKPGSSSKSENYGKLAVDVFRQEFRPLHCLEEEEEDEDCRDQKFEVTTFKSRLSKTLPEILSDKGALGYFFQFLEARGSVALIKFWLEVECVCNSHGVDEFEKCVKKGLGEAGDWTFIEENSATGSTDNNDNFRCNIAAGDIRAHDLVNSNHTKSNCDETPKTSQTVKRAQKSKNELIIKNHKTTAAEEDTLRIYKRYIANECLGLVQVPMDIRIGMESALHSHDIGLLLKCLSNVQQIVYKALEDEYINDFLRSDFHCKHQIDVLTSGDVQLADILYNETAFFHFMEFMEIEGKRELLDFWMSAVNYKQNLMQKGDSTNSAEAQTDALILYDKYFSLQATMPLGFSDKIRFHVEQNICREDGEGPRPECFDRPCQVVYRFLNKHYLGAFLSSQLYYKYLSELISSIQSSPCPPLHPQLRRTESDCSSDVSTVSIGTLSTMPISHEEGSGRKSGAKDTGSMSIDTRQLYDPDSLWKRQKYNLSVGYINDMGRFVTEIDPDPHRRYESRLSRAMKRLVNLENDKAKEEMAWRIAEMIVGEITSLTQSQRVCQTHNPS; encoded by the exons ATGTTCGTCATATGTAGCACTCGCGGTAGAAATGCAGTAGCATATCCCCTTAAGAATTTGACAACACAAATATCTGGCAAACAATTCCTCAGAGCAAACAATCCGTGGAATTGTCGAATGAAAA ggcCCCGCGATAAGCCTGGATCGTCGTCAAAGTCtgaaaattatggaaaattagCGGTAGATGTATTCCGCCAAGAATTCCGCCCGCTGCACTGCttggaggaggaagaggaagacgAAGATTGCAGGGATCAGAAATTTGAGGTCACCACATTCAAATCGCGGCTATCAAAAACTCTGCCAGAAATTCTTTCGGACAAAGGGGCtcttggttatttttttcaatttcttgaagCTCGAGGATCCGTAGCGCTCATCAAGTTTTGGCTAGAGGTGGAATGTGTGTGTAACTCTCACGGTGTTGATGAATTCGAAAAGTGCGTGAAGAAGGGATTGGGCGAAGCTGGTGACTGGACATTTATTGAAGAGAACAGTGCTACCGGCTCAACGGACAATAATGATAACTTTAGATGCAATATAGCAGCCGGGGATATACGGGCTCACGACCTTGTAAATAGTAATCATACTAAATCAAATTGTGATGAAACTCCAAAGACTAGTCAAACGGTGAAAAGAgctcaaaaatcaaaaaatgaattaataattaaaaatcacaaaaCTACTGCTGCAGAAGAGGACACCTTGCGAATTTACAAACGATATATTGCCAATGAATGCTTGGGGCTAGTTCAAGTTCCCATGGATATCCGAATTGGTATGGAATCTGCCCTGCATTCTCACGACATAGGGCTACTCTTGAAGTGTTTGTCCAACGTTCAACAGATCGTCTATAAAGCTTTGGAGGACGA GTACATCAATGATTTCCTGAGGAGTGATTTTCATTGCAAGCATCAAATCGATGTGCTTACCAGTGGCGATGTCCAGCTTGCAGACATACTTTATAACGAGACtgcttttttccattttatggAG TTTATGGAGATTGAAGGAAAACGGGAGCTTCTGGACTTCTGGATGTCAGCGGTGAATTATAAGCAGAATTTAATGCAAAAAGGAGATAGTACTAACTCAGCGGAGGCTCAAACGGATGCGCTAATACTTTACGACAA ATATTTTAGTTTGCAAGCGACAATGCCACTTGGATTCAGTGACAAAATACGGTTTCACGTGGAACAAAATATTTGTCGCGAAGATGGAGAAGGGCCAAGGCCTGAATGTTTCGACCGACCTTGTCAAGTTGTCTACAGATTTCTCAATAAG CATTATCTGGGTGCTTTCCTGTCATCGCAGTtgtattacaaatatttatcggAGCTAATTAGCAGTATCCAGAGTAGTCCGTGCCCACCTTTGCACCCTCAGTTAAGAAGAACAG AATCCGACTGCAGCAGCGATGTCAGCACAGTGAGCATCGGCACGCTCAGTACAATGCCAATAAGCCACGAGGAGGGTAGTGGACGAAAAAGCGGTGCAAAAGACACAGGAAGTATGAGCATTGATACCAGACAACTCTATGATCCAGACTCTTTGTGGAAACGCCAAAAGTACAA TTTAAGCGTTGGATATATCAACGATATGGGCAGATTTGTTACCGAGATCGATCCAGACCCGCATCGCAGATACG AATCTCGCTTGTCACGCGCCATGAAAAGGCTCGTCAATTTGGAGAATGACAAG GCTAAAGAAGAAATGGCTTGGAGAATTGCAGAGATGATAGTAGGTGAAATAACAAGCCTGACCCAGAGTCAGAGGGTTTGCCAAACACATAATCCGTCTTGA
- the LOC124182341 gene encoding G-protein coupled receptor 143-like isoform X2 has protein sequence MFRKTPFPCTMVQYLLKLCLNNFCNPLEQLKELRVTLSNRAIIIFVEIASILSKGKIDNYDWNRSSWLLAAPLFTTAWTQRHVLHTQQVLPREESNFPHRWHTFSAARGREIIVWLAVADLFASLGVFIRSALWMNFKSIMPTEDDTSSVVFCAISSAWTQYFYTATWIWTLCYAIDMRLLLIERPGHPRYYHAVAWMCPAILTTFGLSILYTPDANCHNSTSLSSAVLRILPNYCATYIPLAVVMITNPTLYMAATRDLTAAVSCSMSQVTGRERKLVQTVRFKFALTNLVYYICWMPNLINGVLLWTLWFKLPIKVIISLWYIMAVTNPLQAFFNALVYQKWGRSEKFRLSWRRTLSDRVHDWRGVNTLLPETTPLLNQRFTPHTSINGSSSL, from the exons ATGTTCAGAAAAACACCTTTCCCGTGCACAATGGTTCAATACTTGTTAAAACTCTGTCTCAATAACTTCTGCAATCCTTTGGAACAATTGAAGGAACTACGTGTCACTCTGAGCAACCGAGCAATCATTATCTTCGTTGAG ATTGCCTCAATCTTGTCAAAGGGCAAAATTGACAACTATGATTGGAACCGTTCATCCTGGCTGCTAGCCGCACCGCTGTTCACTACAGCTTGGACACAGCGTCATGTTTTACATACCCAACAGGTTCTACCCAGAGAAGAGTCCAACTTCCCTCATCGATGGCACACCTTTTCTGCCGCTCGAGGACGAGAGATCATCGTATGGCTGGCTGTCGCGGATCTATTCGCTTCTCTTG GCGTGTTCATCAGATCCGCACtgtggatgaattttaaatCCATCATGCCTACAGAAGATGACACCTCTAGTGTAGTGTTCTGCGCTATATCATCG gCATGGACGCAGTATTTTTACACGGCAACATGGATTTGGACGCTTTGTTATGCCATTGATATGAGATTACTGCTAATTGAGCGTCCCGGTCATCCACGTTATTATCATGCCGTAGCTTGGATGTGTCCCGCGATCCTGACAACTTTTGGCCTGTCGATCTTGTATACACCGGATGCCAA CTGTCACAATTCGACCTCATTGTCGAGCGCGGTATTAAGGATAttgccaaattattgtgcaacTTACATACCATTGGCTGTAGTGATGATAACAAATCCAACACTCTACATGGCGGCGACTCGTGATCTTACAGCGGCGGTGTCTTGTAGCATGTCTCAAGTGACGGGACGTGAGAGGAAGCTTGTACAAACGGTTAGATTCAAATTTGCTCTGACAAATTTGGTTTATTATATATGCTGGATGCCAAATTTAATAAACGGTGTTCTTTTGTGGACTTTGTGGTTCAAGTTACCAATAAAAGTCATCATCAGCTTGTGGTACATAATG GCGGTCACAAACCCCCTCCAAGCATTTTTTAATGCTTTGGTATATCAGAAGTGGGGTAGAAGTGAAAAGTTTCGGTTGTCGTGGCGAAGAACACTATCAGACAGGGTACACGACTGGAGAGGCGTCAACACATTGTTACCAGAAACGACTCCACTTCTGAACCAACGTTTTACCCCGCACACAAGCATAAACGGATCATCTTccctgtga
- the LOC124182341 gene encoding G-protein coupled receptor 143-like isoform X3 — translation MADPTIQTFCCHHNNSTDMAVVIMQEFDTDAYNTVCMLSSAMGILGAVYQVLPREESNFPHRWHTFSAARGREIIVWLAVADLFASLGVFIRSALWMNFKSIMPTEDDTSSVVFCAISSAWTQYFYTATWIWTLCYAIDMRLLLIERPGHPRYYHAVAWMCPAILTTFGLSILYTPDAKCSSCHNSTSLSSAVLRILPNYCATYIPLAVVMITNPTLYMAATRDLTAAVSCSMSQVTGRERKLVQTVRFKFALTNLVYYICWMPNLINGVLLWTLWFKLPIKVIISLWYIMAVTNPLQAFFNALVYQKWGRSEKFRLSWRRTLSDRVHDWRGVNTLLPETTPLLNQRFTPHTSINGSSSL, via the exons ATGGCTGACCCCACGATACAAACATTTTGCTGCCATCACAACAATAGCACCGACATGGCGGTTGTAATAATGCAAGAATTTGACACCGACGCTTACAATACCGTCTGCATGCTATCCTCGGCTATGGGAATTCTCGGCGCAGTTTATCAg GTTCTACCCAGAGAAGAGTCCAACTTCCCTCATCGATGGCACACCTTTTCTGCCGCTCGAGGACGAGAGATCATCGTATGGCTGGCTGTCGCGGATCTATTCGCTTCTCTTG GCGTGTTCATCAGATCCGCACtgtggatgaattttaaatCCATCATGCCTACAGAAGATGACACCTCTAGTGTAGTGTTCTGCGCTATATCATCG gCATGGACGCAGTATTTTTACACGGCAACATGGATTTGGACGCTTTGTTATGCCATTGATATGAGATTACTGCTAATTGAGCGTCCCGGTCATCCACGTTATTATCATGCCGTAGCTTGGATGTGTCCCGCGATCCTGACAACTTTTGGCCTGTCGATCTTGTATACACCGGATGCCAA ATGTTCCAGCTGTCACAATTCGACCTCATTGTCGAGCGCGGTATTAAGGATAttgccaaattattgtgcaacTTACATACCATTGGCTGTAGTGATGATAACAAATCCAACACTCTACATGGCGGCGACTCGTGATCTTACAGCGGCGGTGTCTTGTAGCATGTCTCAAGTGACGGGACGTGAGAGGAAGCTTGTACAAACGGTTAGATTCAAATTTGCTCTGACAAATTTGGTTTATTATATATGCTGGATGCCAAATTTAATAAACGGTGTTCTTTTGTGGACTTTGTGGTTCAAGTTACCAATAAAAGTCATCATCAGCTTGTGGTACATAATG GCGGTCACAAACCCCCTCCAAGCATTTTTTAATGCTTTGGTATATCAGAAGTGGGGTAGAAGTGAAAAGTTTCGGTTGTCGTGGCGAAGAACACTATCAGACAGGGTACACGACTGGAGAGGCGTCAACACATTGTTACCAGAAACGACTCCACTTCTGAACCAACGTTTTACCCCGCACACAAGCATAAACGGATCATCTTccctgtga
- the LOC124182773 gene encoding uncharacterized protein LOC124182773 isoform X2 — MIIRPLATVVAIVFVAADIFQNIGLAAPVGTSYNQQQTGNLNVHIDLKDIQLVAVLQNGNPIEADYGDYDYTYDYSDFTIKPPMRNLTTTLDPPINASSTSSVEPWHTWPTTTATSLASTASVVTAHPLLQPESADVQPESAFTENASSSVSVPPAPEAMHDNYTAIKPLFESELPSTDSPAPTSSITMRAESTNKFGEDLATNNKNNVFAAIDAAVPANEQNPSSTARPGNAETSTERSQVQLSKQCNQGYRRDRKGQCRPQIRRRVASSLIPFGIRLTPEVMQQHNGYRGTV; from the exons ATGATCATCCGGCCGTTAGCAACCGTCGTCGCGATCGTCTTCGTCGCTGCAGACATATTCCAAAACATCGGCCTCGCCGCGCCCGTTGGCACCTCATATAACCAGCAACAGACTGGAAATCTCAACGTTCACATCGATCTGAAGGATATTCAACTTGTTGCCGTCTTGCAGAACGGCAACCCTATCGAAGCTGATTACGGG GATTACGATTACACTTACGATTACAGTGACTTCACTATAAAACCGCCAATGCGCAATTTGACAACAACGTTAGATCCCCCGATCAATGCCTCGTCAACGAGTTCTGTAGAGCCTTGGCATACTTGGCCTACAACTACGGCAACATCCTTGGCATCCACCGCGTCTGTTGTTACGGCTCATCCGCTATTGCAACCAGAATCCGCAGACGTTCAACCGGAATCTGCATTTACGGAGAACGCAAGCTCATCAGTATCAGTCCCACCCGCACCTGAGGCGATGCatgataattatactgcaATCAAACCGTTGTTCGAAAGTGAATTACCATCAACTGATTCGCCGGCACCGACGAGTTCTATAACGATGAGAGCAGAGTCAACTAATAAGTTTGGAGAAGATTTGgcgactaacaataagaacaaCGTGTTCGCAGCTATTGACGCGGCTGTACCAGCCAACGAGCAAAATCCTTCATCAACCGCACGTCCCGGAAACGCAGAAACGTCCACTGAGCGATCGCAAGTCCAGCTGTCGAAACAATGTAATCAAGGCTACAGACGGGACCGGAAAGGACAGTGTCGGCCTCAAATCCGCCGCAGAGTCGCATCGTCGTTGATACC ATTTGGAATCAGACTGACTCCGGAAGTTATGCAACAGCACAACGGCTATCGAGGGACTGTATAG
- the LOC124182773 gene encoding uncharacterized protein LOC124182773 isoform X1, which produces MTSTSPIANTRPASVLRHVKESWRLELAGWGRWPFGHRSRFRASNPRSHGDSVNGRSMIIRPLATVVAIVFVAADIFQNIGLAAPVGTSYNQQQTGNLNVHIDLKDIQLVAVLQNGNPIEADYGDYDYTYDYSDFTIKPPMRNLTTTLDPPINASSTSSVEPWHTWPTTTATSLASTASVVTAHPLLQPESADVQPESAFTENASSSVSVPPAPEAMHDNYTAIKPLFESELPSTDSPAPTSSITMRAESTNKFGEDLATNNKNNVFAAIDAAVPANEQNPSSTARPGNAETSTERSQVQLSKQCNQGYRRDRKGQCRPQIRRRVASSLIPFGIRLTPEVMQQHNGYRGTV; this is translated from the exons ATGACCTCGACCTCACCAATAGCCAATACTCGTCCCGCTTCCGTCCTCCGTCACGTCAAGGAATCCTGGCGACTGGAGCTTGCTGGCTGGGGCCGATGGCCTTTTGGCCATCGGTCAAGATTCAGAGCCTCAAACCCGCGGAGCCACGGAGATTCCGTGAACGGGAG AAGCATGATCATCCGGCCGTTAGCAACCGTCGTCGCGATCGTCTTCGTCGCTGCAGACATATTCCAAAACATCGGCCTCGCCGCGCCCGTTGGCACCTCATATAACCAGCAACAGACTGGAAATCTCAACGTTCACATCGATCTGAAGGATATTCAACTTGTTGCCGTCTTGCAGAACGGCAACCCTATCGAAGCTGATTACGGG GATTACGATTACACTTACGATTACAGTGACTTCACTATAAAACCGCCAATGCGCAATTTGACAACAACGTTAGATCCCCCGATCAATGCCTCGTCAACGAGTTCTGTAGAGCCTTGGCATACTTGGCCTACAACTACGGCAACATCCTTGGCATCCACCGCGTCTGTTGTTACGGCTCATCCGCTATTGCAACCAGAATCCGCAGACGTTCAACCGGAATCTGCATTTACGGAGAACGCAAGCTCATCAGTATCAGTCCCACCCGCACCTGAGGCGATGCatgataattatactgcaATCAAACCGTTGTTCGAAAGTGAATTACCATCAACTGATTCGCCGGCACCGACGAGTTCTATAACGATGAGAGCAGAGTCAACTAATAAGTTTGGAGAAGATTTGgcgactaacaataagaacaaCGTGTTCGCAGCTATTGACGCGGCTGTACCAGCCAACGAGCAAAATCCTTCATCAACCGCACGTCCCGGAAACGCAGAAACGTCCACTGAGCGATCGCAAGTCCAGCTGTCGAAACAATGTAATCAAGGCTACAGACGGGACCGGAAAGGACAGTGTCGGCCTCAAATCCGCCGCAGAGTCGCATCGTCGTTGATACC ATTTGGAATCAGACTGACTCCGGAAGTTATGCAACAGCACAACGGCTATCGAGGGACTGTATAG